A genomic stretch from Legionella adelaidensis includes:
- the lepA gene encoding translation elongation factor 4, giving the protein MSDLSRIRNFSIIAHIDHGKSTLADRFIQICGGLSDREMEAQVLDSMDIERERGITIKAQSVSLNYKAKDGKTYLLNFIDTPGHVDFSYEVSRSLAACEGAILVVDAAQGVEAQTVAVCYTAIDQNLEVLPVLNKIDLPQAEPERVISEIEDIIGLDAHDAIRVSAKSGMGVEDVLEALVARIPPPQGNVDAPLQALIIDSWFDSYLGVVSLVRIVNGSLQKGDKLRVMSTGRSYDVGDVGIFTPKRTPSKMLQAGEVGYVVAGIKEIQGAPVGDTLTLEKNQAQEALPGFQRVKPQVYAGLFPISSDDFEAFREALAKLSLNDASLFYEPESSDALGFGFRCGFLGMLHMEIIQERLEREYNLELISTAPTVIYQVVTTKGETLMIDNPSRLPPLQIIKQMLEPIVRANILVPQDYLGQIISLCVERRGTQVNMAYSGRQVSVTYDLPMSEVVSDFFDRLKSVSRGYASLDYNFLKFQEADLVKMDVLINGDKVDALAVIVHRSTSHTRGRALVEKMRDLIPRQMFDVAIQAALGSHIIARQTVKALRKNVTAKCYGGDVTRKRKLLEKQKAGKKRMKQVGHVEIPQEAFMAVFQTDRKK; this is encoded by the coding sequence TTGAGCGATTTAAGCCGCATTCGTAATTTTTCCATCATTGCCCACATTGACCACGGCAAGTCCACCTTAGCTGATCGTTTTATTCAAATTTGTGGTGGTTTATCCGATCGCGAAATGGAAGCGCAAGTTTTAGATTCTATGGATATAGAGCGCGAACGTGGAATCACGATTAAAGCGCAAAGCGTCTCCTTAAATTATAAAGCTAAAGATGGTAAAACCTACTTGTTGAATTTTATCGATACCCCAGGTCATGTAGATTTCAGTTATGAAGTTTCTCGGTCGCTGGCCGCCTGCGAAGGGGCTATTTTAGTGGTTGATGCTGCGCAAGGAGTAGAAGCCCAAACGGTGGCGGTTTGTTATACAGCGATTGATCAAAATTTAGAGGTATTACCTGTACTCAACAAAATTGATCTACCCCAAGCAGAGCCAGAAAGAGTCATTTCAGAGATTGAAGACATTATTGGTTTAGATGCACATGATGCCATTCGCGTTAGCGCTAAAAGTGGAATGGGTGTGGAAGACGTACTCGAAGCATTAGTAGCCCGTATTCCCCCTCCACAAGGGAATGTTGACGCCCCTTTGCAAGCACTAATTATTGATTCGTGGTTTGATAGTTATCTGGGGGTGGTTTCCCTGGTCCGTATAGTCAATGGTTCCTTGCAAAAAGGGGATAAATTACGCGTCATGTCAACCGGGCGAAGCTATGATGTAGGCGATGTTGGTATTTTTACGCCAAAGCGCACCCCAAGCAAAATGCTACAGGCAGGTGAAGTAGGTTATGTAGTGGCAGGCATTAAAGAAATCCAGGGTGCTCCAGTTGGAGATACCCTTACTTTAGAAAAGAACCAGGCGCAAGAAGCTCTCCCCGGTTTCCAAAGGGTAAAACCACAAGTATATGCTGGTCTTTTTCCTATCAGTTCTGATGATTTTGAAGCATTTCGTGAGGCGTTAGCAAAACTCAGTCTTAATGATGCTTCTCTATTCTATGAACCTGAATCGTCTGATGCTTTAGGTTTTGGCTTCCGTTGTGGTTTCCTGGGTATGTTACATATGGAGATTATTCAGGAACGCCTGGAACGCGAATATAATTTAGAGCTTATCTCTACCGCTCCTACAGTTATTTATCAAGTAGTCACCACCAAAGGTGAAACCTTAATGATTGATAACCCTTCACGACTACCTCCCCTGCAAATTATCAAACAAATGTTAGAGCCTATCGTGCGCGCTAATATCCTGGTCCCTCAGGATTACTTAGGGCAAATCATTTCTCTTTGTGTAGAGCGCCGTGGTACACAAGTAAATATGGCTTACAGCGGGCGTCAAGTTTCCGTAACGTATGATTTACCTATGAGCGAGGTGGTCTCGGATTTCTTTGATCGCCTAAAATCAGTAAGCCGGGGATATGCTTCATTAGATTATAACTTTTTAAAGTTTCAGGAAGCCGATTTAGTAAAAATGGATGTGCTCATCAATGGAGACAAGGTAGATGCGCTTGCCGTGATTGTTCACCGGAGCACGTCTCATACGCGCGGAAGAGCCTTAGTGGAAAAAATGCGTGATTTAATTCCAAGACAAATGTTTGATGTAGCCATTCAAGCAGCATTAGGAAGCCATATTATCGCAAGGCAAACGGTTAAAGCCTTAAGAAAGAATGTGACTGCTAAATGTTATGGTGGCGACGTAACCAGAAAACGCAAACTCTTAGAAAAACAAAAAGCCGGGAAAAAGCGAATGAAGCAGGTTGGGCATGTTGAAATACCCCAAGAAGCATTCATGGCCGTTTTTCAAACTGATAGAAAAAAATAG
- the lepB gene encoding signal peptidase I produces MNFALVLVILSAVSGVIYLLDVIFWSKKRAPNQKPAKIIEYSRSFFPIFFIVLLLRSFLIEPFRIPSGSLEPTLLVGDFLAVNKFAYGFRLPVLEKKIIPVANPKRGEIAVFRWPPDPSYDYIKRVIGVPGDKIVYHNKVLTINGKEMPQTFIEYTTDESSGKAVAKYREKLNGVEHNIYVRPDVPAVDFEVQVPPGQYFMMGDNRDDSADSRFWGFVGDEYLRGKAFIVWMSWNSKTDMVRWDKIGKLIN; encoded by the coding sequence ATGAATTTTGCATTAGTTTTAGTGATTCTCTCAGCTGTAAGTGGCGTTATTTATTTATTAGATGTTATTTTTTGGTCAAAAAAACGAGCGCCGAACCAAAAGCCAGCAAAAATAATTGAATACTCTCGTTCTTTTTTCCCTATTTTTTTTATTGTATTGCTGCTACGTTCCTTTTTAATTGAACCCTTTCGTATTCCTTCCGGTTCCTTGGAACCAACCCTATTGGTAGGTGATTTTTTAGCGGTTAATAAATTTGCTTACGGTTTTCGTCTACCTGTTTTAGAAAAGAAAATTATCCCCGTAGCTAATCCAAAGCGCGGTGAAATTGCTGTTTTTCGTTGGCCGCCTGATCCCTCTTACGATTACATTAAGCGGGTCATTGGAGTTCCCGGCGATAAAATCGTCTACCACAATAAAGTATTAACTATAAATGGCAAAGAAATGCCGCAAACTTTTATTGAATACACTACCGATGAAAGTTCTGGGAAAGCAGTTGCTAAATACCGTGAAAAATTAAACGGTGTTGAACATAATATTTATGTTCGGCCGGATGTACCGGCAGTCGATTTTGAAGTTCAAGTACCCCCGGGACAATATTTCATGATGGGGGACAATAGAGATGATAGCGCTGATAGTCGGTTTTGGGGATTTGTCGGCGATGAATATTTACGCGGAAAAGCATTTATTGTTTGGATGAGCTGGAATAGTAAAACTGACATGGTACGCTGGGATAAAATTGGTAAACTAATTAATTAA
- a CDS encoding DUF4845 domain-containing protein: MIRQNQGMTLVGMLLTMAVVIIGLILVMRVVPVYLEYFSVKSSIAALKNIPESEFSVEPSSNAQLLKEKLVNQLYINSIELPPEDIAVSYKKPGVYEIGVKYQVIKHLIAHVSLLFDFDLTEEVHVGPT; this comes from the coding sequence ATGATAAGACAGAATCAAGGAATGACACTGGTAGGCATGCTGCTCACCATGGCTGTAGTGATCATAGGGCTTATTCTTGTCATGCGAGTCGTTCCTGTTTACTTAGAGTATTTTTCAGTAAAAAGTTCAATCGCAGCCTTAAAAAATATTCCCGAATCGGAATTTTCGGTTGAACCCTCCTCTAATGCGCAACTTCTAAAAGAAAAATTAGTCAACCAGTTGTATATAAACAGTATTGAATTACCACCGGAAGACATTGCCGTTTCCTATAAAAAGCCCGGAGTCTATGAAATAGGAGTTAAATATCAGGTGATAAAGCACTTAATAGCCCATGTAAGCTTATTATTTGATTTTGATTTAACAGAAGAGGTTCATGTTGGCCCAACATAA
- the rnc gene encoding ribonuclease III → MLAQHKFQRLCNHLQYTFKKEAYLKQALTHCSAGEKNYERLEFLGDSILSFVIATALYEKFPQESEGQLSRLRAFLVKGEMLAKIAVEINLGDYLFLGQGELKSGGFRRESILADSLEAIFAAIFLDGGLEEAKKVILHLFASRLANPHLNENLKDAKTQLQEYLQALKHQLPEYNLKNVEGDEHDQVFYVSCEVKSLKVKAEGKGSNRRRAEQEAAQKILKQITHFDKKM, encoded by the coding sequence ATGTTGGCCCAACATAAGTTTCAAAGGCTTTGTAATCATTTACAGTATACTTTTAAAAAAGAAGCCTATTTAAAGCAAGCATTAACTCACTGTAGTGCAGGTGAGAAAAATTATGAACGATTAGAGTTTTTAGGCGACTCTATCTTAAGCTTTGTTATTGCAACCGCATTATACGAAAAATTTCCGCAAGAAAGTGAAGGCCAGTTAAGTCGTCTGCGTGCTTTTTTAGTTAAAGGTGAAATGCTGGCAAAAATTGCTGTAGAAATTAATCTGGGTGATTATTTATTTTTAGGGCAAGGCGAACTAAAAAGCGGGGGCTTTCGCCGCGAGTCTATTCTTGCAGACTCTCTGGAAGCTATCTTTGCGGCAATTTTTTTAGATGGTGGTTTGGAGGAAGCTAAAAAGGTTATTTTGCATTTATTTGCATCGCGTTTGGCAAATCCTCATTTAAATGAAAATTTAAAAGATGCTAAAACCCAACTGCAAGAATACTTACAAGCTCTGAAACATCAATTACCCGAGTATAATTTAAAGAATGTGGAAGGCGACGAACACGATCAAGTATTCTATGTATCCTGCGAAGTGAAAAGTTTGAAGGTAAAAGCAGAAGGAAAAGGTTCCAATCGACGCCGCGCGGAACAAGAAGCAGCGCAAAAAATTTTAAAGCAAATTACACATTTTGATAAAAAAATGTAG
- a CDS encoding ABC-F family ATP-binding cassette domain-containing protein, with translation MLSLRQIKLSRGTKILLENANATIYEKQKIGLVGENGCGKTSLFYLILGHLQADAGDYQMNTHLRISHLSQQIPDSDEKAIDFVLAGDDAYSSLLQRLKKSEAEGKDEDVLLCHDLLRQTQGYTKPALAASIMAGLGFQAYEQENSVNSFSGGWRMRLSLARCLMNPADLLLLDEPTNHLDMEAIIWLEKWLKQVSASLIVISHDREFLDAITTHTLHIENQSLNVYTGNYSAFEFLRAQKLSLQQATFEKQQAKINHLMQYVNRFRASASKAKQAQSRLKAISKMDIVAQAQSDASFSFEFYPCPKAGKPLLKCENLFAGYETGNALLKKINFSINPGDRIALLGPNGEGKSTFIKTLTGKLPLIDGELFHSPTLKIGYYAQHQLEELDNFLSPVETIQALSPDVREQTIRDFLGGFNFIGEMATNVIQHFSGGEKARLALAKLVWLKPNLLFLDEPTNHLDLNMRSAIELALQSYEGALILISHDRHLLRSSVNEFYLVFDKKVQAFNGDLDDYYQWLQDKDSGELKKPSQSSYREKKSLQNRVKKLEQLMLEYQQRLDKIEIQLGDESLYLAEKKEKLHQILQDREKTKKAFNLAEEEWLEVMEEIEG, from the coding sequence ATGTTATCTCTTCGTCAAATCAAATTATCTCGCGGCACTAAAATCCTTTTAGAAAATGCCAATGCCACGATTTATGAAAAACAAAAAATTGGCTTGGTGGGGGAGAATGGCTGTGGGAAAACGAGTTTATTCTATTTGATTCTTGGGCATCTGCAAGCAGATGCCGGCGACTATCAAATGAACACGCACTTGCGTATTAGCCATTTATCCCAGCAAATTCCTGATAGTGATGAAAAGGCCATCGATTTTGTCTTGGCTGGCGATGATGCGTATTCTTCACTTTTGCAACGTTTAAAAAAGAGTGAAGCAGAAGGCAAAGACGAAGACGTCCTCTTATGCCATGATTTACTCAGACAGACACAGGGTTATACTAAACCCGCTCTGGCGGCGTCTATTATGGCAGGCTTGGGTTTTCAGGCATATGAGCAGGAAAACTCCGTAAATAGCTTTTCTGGCGGGTGGCGTATGCGGCTTAGCTTAGCGCGCTGCTTAATGAATCCAGCGGATTTATTATTATTGGATGAACCTACAAATCATTTGGACATGGAAGCTATTATTTGGCTAGAAAAATGGCTTAAACAAGTATCCGCCAGTTTAATTGTCATATCGCATGATCGTGAATTTTTGGATGCTATCACTACACATACCCTCCATATTGAAAATCAGTCACTCAATGTATACACCGGGAATTACAGTGCATTTGAATTCTTACGCGCTCAAAAACTCAGTTTGCAACAGGCAACTTTTGAGAAACAACAAGCAAAAATTAACCATTTAATGCAATATGTAAATCGTTTCCGGGCTAGTGCATCCAAGGCCAAACAAGCACAAAGTCGGTTGAAAGCAATTTCCAAAATGGACATAGTTGCACAAGCCCAATCAGACGCATCGTTTTCCTTTGAATTTTATCCCTGCCCTAAAGCGGGTAAACCCCTTTTAAAATGCGAAAACCTTTTTGCAGGATATGAAACAGGGAACGCGCTCTTAAAAAAAATTAATTTTAGTATAAACCCAGGGGATAGAATTGCTCTCTTAGGTCCAAATGGTGAGGGAAAATCAACTTTTATTAAAACGCTAACGGGAAAGTTGCCTCTTATCGATGGCGAGCTCTTTCATTCTCCTACGTTAAAAATTGGCTATTACGCGCAACATCAGCTGGAAGAATTAGATAATTTTTTAAGTCCGGTAGAAACAATTCAAGCACTTTCTCCTGATGTCCGTGAGCAAACTATACGTGATTTTTTGGGTGGGTTTAATTTTATTGGCGAAATGGCAACCAACGTGATCCAGCATTTTTCTGGTGGGGAGAAGGCACGTTTAGCGCTGGCTAAATTGGTTTGGTTAAAACCAAATTTACTGTTTCTGGATGAGCCTACCAACCATCTTGATTTGAATATGCGTTCTGCAATTGAACTTGCTTTACAGAGCTATGAAGGGGCTTTAATTCTTATTTCGCATGATAGGCATTTATTGCGATCGAGTGTTAACGAATTTTATTTGGTTTTTGATAAAAAAGTACAAGCTTTTAATGGTGATCTGGATGACTATTATCAATGGTTACAGGATAAGGACTCTGGCGAATTAAAAAAACCATCCCAATCGAGTTACCGTGAGAAAAAAAGTTTACAAAATCGCGTTAAAAAGTTAGAGCAATTGATGCTGGAATATCAGCAACGCTTAGATAAAATTGAAATACAGTTGGGTGATGAGTCACTTTATTTAGCGGAGAAAAAAGAAAAATTGCATCAAATTTTGCAAGATAGGGAGAAAACTAAAAAAGCGTTTAATTTGGCAGAAGAAGAGTGGTTGGAAGTGATGGAAGAGATTGAGGGATAG
- a CDS encoding DUF1840 domain-containing protein, which translates to MLVTFSTEAHENITMFGDIALRLIKMMGHSGTIPSAILAEDVPDALERLQNAVSMNPNPSQGEQDKENGEAPISLRNRAFPLIELLKAAAKKKCNVMWKAN; encoded by the coding sequence GTGTTAGTTACTTTTAGTACAGAGGCGCATGAGAATATAACTATGTTTGGTGACATAGCCTTGCGATTAATAAAAATGATGGGGCATAGCGGTACTATTCCCAGTGCCATTTTAGCTGAGGATGTGCCGGATGCATTAGAACGCTTGCAAAATGCAGTAAGTATGAATCCCAATCCTTCTCAAGGTGAGCAAGATAAAGAGAATGGGGAAGCTCCGATTAGTTTGCGGAACCGCGCGTTTCCTTTAATTGAATTATTGAAAGCAGCAGCCAAAAAAAAATGCAATGTCATGTGGAAAGCCAACTAA